One Desulfobulbus oligotrophicus DNA segment encodes these proteins:
- the secY gene encoding preprotein translocase subunit SecY: MSGIARAASIPELRKRVIFTLLMLFVYRMGVQIPTPGINGEALAAFFEQNASTLFGMFNMFSGGALENFSIFALGIMPYISASIIIQLLTVVVPHLEALSKEGESGRRTITKYTRYGTVLLSVVQGFFIASGLEGMTSPNGVPIVIDPSLQFKLLTVLTLTSGTAFIMWLGEQMTERGIGNGISMIIFAGIVARMPAAVAHTVELMRSGELSLLFLPVIITMMAMVVGLIIFIETSQRRIPIQYAKRVVGRRVYGGQSSHLPMKINVSGVIPPIFASSIMMFPATIGSFIKIDWVQQVSAILSPGTIFYYILFLTLIVFFCFFYTAVTFKPDDVAENLKKNGGFIPGIRPGKKTAEFLDKVLVRITVVGAVYLGTVCIMPTLLIEKLNVPFYFGGTALLIVVGVSIDTIAQIESHVVMRNYDGFMKSGRIKGRR, from the coding sequence ATGAGTGGAATTGCCAGAGCCGCGAGTATACCTGAACTGCGCAAGAGGGTAATATTTACCCTCTTGATGCTGTTCGTATACCGAATGGGGGTGCAAATACCTACCCCTGGAATAAATGGGGAAGCCCTTGCAGCATTTTTTGAGCAAAATGCGAGTACCCTTTTTGGCATGTTCAACATGTTTTCAGGTGGGGCACTGGAAAATTTTTCCATTTTTGCCCTCGGCATCATGCCATACATTTCAGCATCGATTATAATTCAGTTGCTGACTGTTGTTGTCCCTCATCTGGAAGCCCTCTCCAAAGAAGGAGAGTCTGGTCGTAGAACCATCACCAAATATACTCGTTACGGTACAGTTCTTCTCTCTGTTGTACAGGGATTTTTTATTGCCAGTGGACTCGAAGGCATGACGAGTCCCAATGGTGTACCGATTGTCATTGATCCAAGTCTTCAATTCAAACTGTTAACGGTTTTAACCCTGACGTCAGGGACCGCTTTCATTATGTGGCTTGGTGAACAGATGACCGAACGGGGCATTGGTAACGGGATATCGATGATAATTTTTGCCGGTATCGTTGCCCGGATGCCTGCAGCGGTTGCTCACACTGTCGAGCTTATGCGGTCAGGAGAACTGTCTCTGCTCTTTTTGCCAGTCATCATCACCATGATGGCCATGGTCGTGGGACTTATCATTTTCATAGAAACTTCTCAACGACGTATACCTATTCAGTACGCAAAAAGAGTTGTCGGCAGGAGGGTATACGGTGGACAAAGTTCTCATCTGCCGATGAAAATTAATGTGTCAGGTGTTATACCACCGATTTTCGCCTCCTCAATCATGATGTTTCCAGCGACTATCGGCTCTTTTATTAAGATTGATTGGGTGCAGCAGGTGTCTGCTATCCTTTCTCCGGGCACAATTTTTTACTACATACTCTTTCTGACTCTGATTGTTTTCTTTTGTTTTTTCTATACGGCCGTTACCTTTAAGCCAGATGACGTTGCTGAAAATCTTAAAAAAAATGGCGGGTTTATACCTGGAATCCGACCCGGGAAAAAAACAGCTGAATTCCTCGACAAAGTTTTAGTCCGGATTACGGTTGTCGGCGCAGTATATCTTGGTACTGTGTGCATAATGCCAACCCTGCTCATCGAGAAGTTGAATGTTCCTTTTTACTTTGGAGGAACGGCCTTACTTATCGTTGTTGGGGTCTCCATTGATACCATCGCTCAAATTGAATCACACGTGGTAATGAGAAACTATGATGGCTTTATGAAATCAGGGCGGATCAAAGGGAGACGTTAG